In the Mya arenaria isolate MELC-2E11 chromosome 11, ASM2691426v1 genome, one interval contains:
- the LOC128209348 gene encoding protein-glucosylgalactosylhydroxylysine glucosidase-like isoform X2 produces MGFCGVGGFLFLVFVFGKNIAADKDGWDLCTDTPPADAKLWPSISNGHVGTVVHSDSVYMNGLYNGNGTTSTRARIPAFTALDVINFAPDENVSTTYCLHMNSGIYKEIYRGDHWRVTVTMYAHRVFNRLLVTELTVATDGQQRKLTIPLKVNHGNQSTSVTLQDATSDVASANYKYGTILEAETPESGLTPVHVYYKTVPLDVTVESGHSGTETLVFLMSVSPNQADAAFAFTKGRSLYLEGTLRSSHVTKWHEVWDTGRIDVIGNVTLASSVYSALYYITSAMPLEEDTVWPFVGLSPADLAHNGYNGHVFWDQDTWMYPPVLVLHGDLAPVLLNTRFRTLNASREFARRTGHSGAQYAWESAFTGLDVTPWPPAQDYEHHVTGDVALALRQYVMMAGDSPLLHDVHFRETVFAIAEFWKSRSVLNRSAGMYEIHNVMPPDEWHYPVNNSVYTNYVAKMALLLPHFLCDVIHCLAPPEFEQVAGKMYIPFDADKNYHPEYDGYTKNVSVKQGDGILLGFPLQLAMTSDVRRNDLEIYENTTGAGPAMTWGMFAIGWLELNQTDRAEGLFFRQLLNKYGAFNIWTEDADGGGVTNFITGQGGYLQSIIHGYGGVRPYADRLALHCRPVPGSTGISIVGLDYLGNSLDISCDDRITKVVRTSHGRQLYLHTSLTREIIPLRPGVPVDMPSQPLAISSYQTLKLPIGQFGVNVPVEIVG; encoded by the exons ATGGGATTCTGTGGAGTAGGAGGATTTCTCttccttgtttttgtttttgga AAAAACATTGCTGCGGATAAAGATGGTTGGGATCTTTGTACAGACAC TCCCCCAGCCGACGCCAAACTGTGGCCCTCAATCAGTAACGGTCATGTGGGTACAGTTGTCCATAGCGACAGTGTGTACATGAACGGACTTTACAACGGAAATGGCACAACTTCCACACGCGCGCGCATACCAGCCTTCACCGCACTCGACGTTATCAACTTTGCACCAGATGAGAACGTATCCACGACATACTGTTTACATATGAATTCGG GAATCTATAAAGAAATATACCGAGGTGATCACTGGCGGGTCACGGTTACCATGTACGCCCATCGCGTGTTCAACCGTCTCCTAGTAACGGAGCTCACCGTAGCAACAGACGGCCAGCAGAGAAAGCTGACCATTCCTCTTAAGGTCAATCATGGGAACCAAAGCACTTCTGTGACGCTCCAAGATGCTACCAGCGACGTAGCATCAGCAAA CTACAAGTACGGAACCATACTCGAGGCAGAGACTCCCGAATCTGGGCTTACCCCAGTGCACGTGTACTACAAAACCGTTCCCCTTGACGTCACCGTCGAAAGTGGTCACTCGGGCACGGAGACGCTTGTGTTCCTGATGTCTGTCAGTCCGAACCAAGCAGACGCCGCGTTCGCCTTCACAAAAG GGAGGTCACTCTACCTAGAAGGCACACTCCGCTCATCCCACGTGACCAAATGGCACGAGGTGTGGGACACCGGTCGCATTGACGTCATCGGTAACGTCACATTGGCGTCTTCCGTCTACAGCGCTCTGTATTACATCACTTCCGCTATGCCGCTCGAGGAAGATACTGTCTGGCCTTTCGTGGGACTGTCGCCCGCTGACCTCGCGCATAAT GGTTACAATGGTCATGTGTTTTGGGACCAGGACACGTGGATGTACCCGCCTGTGCTCGTGCTGCACGGGGACCTAGCGCCTGTCCTTTTAAACACGCGCTTCCGGACTCTTAACGCCTCGCGCGAGTTCGCGCGCCGGACCGGACATTCTGGCGCTCAGTACGCATGGGAGAGCGCGTTTACTG GACTTGACGTGACACCGTGGCCGCCTGCACAGGACTACGAGCATCACGTGACTGGTGACGTGGCGTTGGCGTTACGGCAGTATGTCATGATGGCGGGAGATTCACCGCTCCTTCACGATGTGCACTTCCGCGAAACTGTATTCGCCATTGCAGAGTTCTGGAAGTCTAGATCAGTACTGAATAGATCTGCAGGAATGTACGAGATACATA ACGTGATGCCACCAGACGAGTGGCACTACCCAGTGAACAACTCTGTGTACACAAACTACGTGGCCAAGATGGCGCTTCTTTTACCTCACTTCCTGTGTGACGTCATCCACTGTCTCGCTCCACCTGAATTTGAACAAGTGGCGGGAAAAATGTACATTCCTTTTGACGCTGACAAAAACTACCATCCGGAATATGACGGTTACactaaaa ATGTGTCGGTTAAGCAAGGTGACGGCATCCTCCTCGGGTTTCCACTGCAGCTAGCCATGACGTCTGACGTCAGACGAAACGATCTGGAAATATACGAAAAT ACGACAGGGGCGGGGCCTGCCATGACGTGGGGTATGTTCGCCATTGGTTGGCTTGAGCTAAATCAGACTGACAGAGCGGAGGGACTCTTCTTCCGGCAGCTGCTGAACAAATATGGAGCTTTCAAT ATCTGGACTGAGGATGCGGACGGCGGTGGTGTAACCAACTTTATCACGGGCCAGGGCGGCTACCTGCAGTCCATCATCCACGGATACGGGGGCGTCCGTCCATACGCCGACCGCCTCGCCCTACACTGCCGCCCTGTTCCTGGCTCAACAGGCATCAG CATCGTGGGACTCGATTACCTTGGAAACAGTTTGGACATTTCCTGTGATGACAGAATCACCAAGGTTGTCCGAACATCTCATGGGCGACAACTCTATCTCCACACATCGCtaacaagggagataattccTTTGAGACCTGGCGTTCCTGTGGACATGCCTAGCCAGCCGCTGGCTATTAGCAGTTACCAGACCTTAAAATTACCCATTGGACAGTTCGGGGTGAATGTACCGGTGGAAATAGTTGgataa
- the LOC128209348 gene encoding protein-glucosylgalactosylhydroxylysine glucosidase-like isoform X1, whose product MYLGEAFMYFCYIISVTLLKWLGTTNYATQYFVNHGCTLQKNIAADKDGWDLCTDTPPADAKLWPSISNGHVGTVVHSDSVYMNGLYNGNGTTSTRARIPAFTALDVINFAPDENVSTTYCLHMNSGIYKEIYRGDHWRVTVTMYAHRVFNRLLVTELTVATDGQQRKLTIPLKVNHGNQSTSVTLQDATSDVASANYKYGTILEAETPESGLTPVHVYYKTVPLDVTVESGHSGTETLVFLMSVSPNQADAAFAFTKGRSLYLEGTLRSSHVTKWHEVWDTGRIDVIGNVTLASSVYSALYYITSAMPLEEDTVWPFVGLSPADLAHNGYNGHVFWDQDTWMYPPVLVLHGDLAPVLLNTRFRTLNASREFARRTGHSGAQYAWESAFTGLDVTPWPPAQDYEHHVTGDVALALRQYVMMAGDSPLLHDVHFRETVFAIAEFWKSRSVLNRSAGMYEIHNVMPPDEWHYPVNNSVYTNYVAKMALLLPHFLCDVIHCLAPPEFEQVAGKMYIPFDADKNYHPEYDGYTKNVSVKQGDGILLGFPLQLAMTSDVRRNDLEIYENTTGAGPAMTWGMFAIGWLELNQTDRAEGLFFRQLLNKYGAFNIWTEDADGGGVTNFITGQGGYLQSIIHGYGGVRPYADRLALHCRPVPGSTGISIVGLDYLGNSLDISCDDRITKVVRTSHGRQLYLHTSLTREIIPLRPGVPVDMPSQPLAISSYQTLKLPIGQFGVNVPVEIVG is encoded by the exons ATGTATTTGGGAGAAGCATTTatgtacttttgttatataatcAGTGTAACTCTTTTAAAATGGCTAGGAACAACGAATTACGCCACTCAATATTTTGTCAACCATGGTTGTACTTTGCAGAAAAACATTGCTGCGGATAAAGATGGTTGGGATCTTTGTACAGACAC TCCCCCAGCCGACGCCAAACTGTGGCCCTCAATCAGTAACGGTCATGTGGGTACAGTTGTCCATAGCGACAGTGTGTACATGAACGGACTTTACAACGGAAATGGCACAACTTCCACACGCGCGCGCATACCAGCCTTCACCGCACTCGACGTTATCAACTTTGCACCAGATGAGAACGTATCCACGACATACTGTTTACATATGAATTCGG GAATCTATAAAGAAATATACCGAGGTGATCACTGGCGGGTCACGGTTACCATGTACGCCCATCGCGTGTTCAACCGTCTCCTAGTAACGGAGCTCACCGTAGCAACAGACGGCCAGCAGAGAAAGCTGACCATTCCTCTTAAGGTCAATCATGGGAACCAAAGCACTTCTGTGACGCTCCAAGATGCTACCAGCGACGTAGCATCAGCAAA CTACAAGTACGGAACCATACTCGAGGCAGAGACTCCCGAATCTGGGCTTACCCCAGTGCACGTGTACTACAAAACCGTTCCCCTTGACGTCACCGTCGAAAGTGGTCACTCGGGCACGGAGACGCTTGTGTTCCTGATGTCTGTCAGTCCGAACCAAGCAGACGCCGCGTTCGCCTTCACAAAAG GGAGGTCACTCTACCTAGAAGGCACACTCCGCTCATCCCACGTGACCAAATGGCACGAGGTGTGGGACACCGGTCGCATTGACGTCATCGGTAACGTCACATTGGCGTCTTCCGTCTACAGCGCTCTGTATTACATCACTTCCGCTATGCCGCTCGAGGAAGATACTGTCTGGCCTTTCGTGGGACTGTCGCCCGCTGACCTCGCGCATAAT GGTTACAATGGTCATGTGTTTTGGGACCAGGACACGTGGATGTACCCGCCTGTGCTCGTGCTGCACGGGGACCTAGCGCCTGTCCTTTTAAACACGCGCTTCCGGACTCTTAACGCCTCGCGCGAGTTCGCGCGCCGGACCGGACATTCTGGCGCTCAGTACGCATGGGAGAGCGCGTTTACTG GACTTGACGTGACACCGTGGCCGCCTGCACAGGACTACGAGCATCACGTGACTGGTGACGTGGCGTTGGCGTTACGGCAGTATGTCATGATGGCGGGAGATTCACCGCTCCTTCACGATGTGCACTTCCGCGAAACTGTATTCGCCATTGCAGAGTTCTGGAAGTCTAGATCAGTACTGAATAGATCTGCAGGAATGTACGAGATACATA ACGTGATGCCACCAGACGAGTGGCACTACCCAGTGAACAACTCTGTGTACACAAACTACGTGGCCAAGATGGCGCTTCTTTTACCTCACTTCCTGTGTGACGTCATCCACTGTCTCGCTCCACCTGAATTTGAACAAGTGGCGGGAAAAATGTACATTCCTTTTGACGCTGACAAAAACTACCATCCGGAATATGACGGTTACactaaaa ATGTGTCGGTTAAGCAAGGTGACGGCATCCTCCTCGGGTTTCCACTGCAGCTAGCCATGACGTCTGACGTCAGACGAAACGATCTGGAAATATACGAAAAT ACGACAGGGGCGGGGCCTGCCATGACGTGGGGTATGTTCGCCATTGGTTGGCTTGAGCTAAATCAGACTGACAGAGCGGAGGGACTCTTCTTCCGGCAGCTGCTGAACAAATATGGAGCTTTCAAT ATCTGGACTGAGGATGCGGACGGCGGTGGTGTAACCAACTTTATCACGGGCCAGGGCGGCTACCTGCAGTCCATCATCCACGGATACGGGGGCGTCCGTCCATACGCCGACCGCCTCGCCCTACACTGCCGCCCTGTTCCTGGCTCAACAGGCATCAG CATCGTGGGACTCGATTACCTTGGAAACAGTTTGGACATTTCCTGTGATGACAGAATCACCAAGGTTGTCCGAACATCTCATGGGCGACAACTCTATCTCCACACATCGCtaacaagggagataattccTTTGAGACCTGGCGTTCCTGTGGACATGCCTAGCCAGCCGCTGGCTATTAGCAGTTACCAGACCTTAAAATTACCCATTGGACAGTTCGGGGTGAATGTACCGGTGGAAATAGTTGgataa